A DNA window from Vigna unguiculata cultivar IT97K-499-35 chromosome 10, ASM411807v1, whole genome shotgun sequence contains the following coding sequences:
- the LOC114167622 gene encoding uncharacterized protein LOC114167622 yields the protein MIRRLVSILVLSWIFFSPCHAENSGSPKGKSAHENNSIIPLAASRTYRIDPSNNFNYYDGGWDITNTHYYMSLAFSGVPPVAVAVLWFVMVAISFTIIAFLSCCGCCKGKPRTEYSRPIYAVSLSFIVLFLIMAAIGGFFLYTGLQSFEITANDVSDVLVTKANSIFNIVESVITNLAAAKNIQVAGLTLPDDIKQGIEMAEDFTNQADIIKSQAEQTARISMEFLNAISESLLIVGSMMLILAVIGFMVSVFGWKVVVYILLLFGWILVTITYLLSSLTLVVHNGVADTCDAIDEWVQHPRSESALSKLLPCMDEATTQTTLDISKNTSYLVVNLVNEFVTNVANNDNPPMADKDIKYNQSGPALPLICNPFYPNMTERKCETLEITLTGAPTAYKSFLCNTSPSGTCITVGRLTPSLYSKVMVATNLSDSLYRNGPVFALLLNCSLVIETFDEINNNDCPSFKINSHQIYIGLALVSTAVMCSVILWVVFVKERQVQISSKKTMTTTTTGVNPQYHDHDVVPQDQEHHSTL from the exons ATGATTCGTCGTCTCGTTTCAATTCTTGTTCTTTCATGGATCTTTTTTTCTCCATGCCATGCAGAAAATTCTGGGTCCCCAAAAG GAAAATCTGCACATGAGAATAACTCAATAATACCATTAGCAGCATCAAGAACGTACAGAATTGACCCAAGTAATAATTTCAATTACTACGATGGTGGATGGGATATTACCAATACACATTATTATATG TCTCTTGCTTTTTCTGGTGTTCCTCCGGTTGCTGTTGCTGTCTTGTGGTTTGTGATGGTGGCAATTTCCTTCACCATCATAGCTTTCTTGAGTTGCTGTGGCTGCTGCAAGGGAAAGCCTAGGACTGAGTACTCTCGACCCATTTATGCAGTATCACTCAGCTTTATCGTGCTCTTCTTGATCATGGCAGC AATTGGAGGGTTTTTCCTTTACACTGGACTTCAGAGTTTCGAGATTACTGCAAATGATGTCTCAGATGTTCTGGTCACGAAAGCAAACTCAATATTCAATATTGTTGAGAGTGTGATAACCAATCTTGCAGCGGCCAAGAACATACAAGTAGCTGGTTTAACTCTTCCGGATGATATCAAACAAGGCATTGAAATGGCTGAAGATTTCACCAACCAAGCTGATATTATTAAGAGTCAAGCAGAGCAAACTGCAAGAATCTCAATGGAATTCCTTAATGCTAT AAGCGAGAGTCTGCTCATTGTTGGCTCTATGATGCTTATTTTGGCAGTGATTGGCTTCA TGGTCTCTGTTTTTGGCTGGAAAGTAGTCGTTTATAT CTTGCTTTTGTTTGGGTGGATCCTGGTCACAATCACATATTTATTGAGCAGCTTAACTTTGGTTGTTCATAA TGGTGTAGCTGACACATGTGATGCAATAGATGAATGGGTTCAACACCCACGAAGTGAATCAGCTCTGAGTAAGCTTCTTCCTTGCATGGATGAGGCAACAACCCAGACAACCTTGGACATAAGCAAAAACACCTCGTACCTTGTGGTAAATTTGGTTAATGAATTTGTAACTAATGTAGCCAACAACGATAATCCTCCGATGGCTGATAAGGATATAAAGTACAATCAATCTGGTCCAGCCTTGCCCCTCATCTGCAATCCATTTTACCCTAACATGACTGAAAGGAAATGTGAGACTTTGGAAATAACCTTAACGGGTGCACCTACT GCATATAAGAGTTTTTTATGCAATACATCCCCATCTGGTACGTGCATTACAGTGGGGAGATTGACTCCTTCACTGTACTCGAAGGTTATGGTGGCTACCAACTTGAGTGACTCACTGTATCGAAATGGTCCAGTTTTTGCTCTACTATTAAACTGTTCTCTTGTCATAGAAACCTTTGATGAAATCAATAACAATGATTGCCCTTCCTTCAAGATAAACAGCCACCAGATATACATTGGCTTGGCGTTGGTTTCAACTGCAGTAATGTGTTCTGTGATTTTGTGGGTTGTCTTTGTCAAAGAAAGACAAGTTCAGATATCTTCAAAGAAAACtatgacaacaacaacaactggTGTAAATCCACAGTACCATGACCATGATGTAGTTCCACAAGACCAAGAACACCATAGCACACTATAA
- the LOC114165667 gene encoding uncharacterized protein LOC114165667: MSSLRSTMSNDHSKSTFDEHRWVIHIRKTLEEELEEDGGEFAVSIFSVPKLLMASDPDSYVPQQVAIGPYHYWRPELYEMQRYKLAAAKRFQKHLQSCNLDTLIDQLTKLEQRVRSCYHKFLDFNGETLVWMMAVDASFLLEFLQVYAMQEGAKVQRVSSSMSHLVDYAGKKSAHNAILRDIVMLENQIPLFVLRKMLEFKFSSLESADEMLSMMFIGLFKEISPFKMMEEYPNIQVSESVHLLDFLYDVIVPKLEQQPDTIEGEVQEEEEEQKHENEEKSSDYSSHVKQFFSEIWKLLSKLNKGPVKLIKKVILSKPLKVFVQLPWKIVSNVPGLKLLKQPVEYFFFSQESASSRSFKSLMNKLPSVEEITIPSVTELLNCGVRFAATTGSVSNINFDGKTRTFYLPRIGLDVNSGVFLRNLVAYEASVASGTLVITRYTELMNGIVDSEEDARVLREKGIIVNHLKSDEEVAKLWNGMSKSLRVSRVRELDKVIEDVNKYYNCRLKVKVVKFMKSYVFSSWQFLTFLAAICLLLLMALQAFCSVYTCSRLFRSALNSTDLSSLKSVMSIDSKSNFDEIQWIIQIRRTLEEELDEDGEFPVSIFSVPKLLKACDPDSYIPQQVALGPYHYWRSELYEMQIHKLAAAKRFLKQLQNPNLDNLINQLSKLEQRIRACHHKFLDFNGETLVLMMAVDASFLLEFLQDRTKMAVKSSHHNAVLRDVVMLENQIPLFVLRKMLELKFSSLEAADEVLISMIIALFKEISPFKIVEEEYQNTVQVSKRAHLLDFLYHMIVLVPEMLLEREDTIEAELEEEEENEESNTDSRQVNKKLFTELWKQLSNFNMGPVNVIKKVLLSNPMKVFVKLPWKIMKQYIFSSQNEEESVSSRSSKSLMNKQPLIEEITIPSVTELVNSGVRFLPTNSISNISFNEKTCMFYLPTVCLDANTKVFLKNLVAYEASVASGPLVITRFTELMNGIIDSEEDARILREKGIIRNHLKSDEEVADMWNGMSKSLRLSKEALLDKVIEDVNKYYNCRLKVKVVKLMTTYVFSSWKVLTFLATILLLLLMTLQAFCSVYSCKYNFSNTSQ; the protein is encoded by the exons ATGTCTTCTCTAAGATCCACCATGTCAAACGATCATTCCAAATCAACCTTCGATGAACATCGATGGGTGATTCACATCCGCAAAACCCTAGAAGAAGAGCTCGAGGAAGACGGTGGTGAATTTGCAGTATCCATCTTCAGTGTGCCCAAGCTTCTCATGGCAAGTGATCCTGATTCTTACGTCCCGCAACAGGTTGCGATTGGTCCTTACCATTATTGGCGTCCCGAGCTATACGAGATGCAAAGGTACAAGCTTGCAGCAGCAAAAAGATTCCAGAAACATCTCCAAAGCTGCAACTTGGATACCCTAATCGATCAATTGACCAAGTTGGAGCAAAGGGTTCGATCGTGCTACCACAAGTTCCTGGATTTCAACGGGGAAACACTGGTGTGGATGATGGCGGTTGATGCGTCGTTCTTGCTCGAGTTTCTTCAGGTTTATGCCATGCAGGAAGGAGCGAAGGTGCAGAGGGTTTCCTCCAGCATGTCGCATTTGGTGGACTATGCTGGGAAGAAATCAGCTCACAATGCAATTTTGAGGGACATTGTGATGCTCGAGAATCAAATCCCGTTGTTCGTGTTAAGAAAGATGCTGGAGTTCAAATTCTCGTCGCTGGAATCTGCTGATGAAATGCTGAGCATGATGTTCATAGGGTTGTTCAAAGAGATTTCTccttttaaaatgatggaggaGTATCCAAACATTCAGGTCTCAGAGAGCGTGCATCTGCTAGATTTCTTGTACGATGTGATAGTGCCGAAGTTGGAACAGCAACCAGACACAATCGAAGGTGAGgttcaagaagaagaagaagaacaaaaacatgaaaatgaagaaaaaagctCAGATTATTCCAGCCATGTTAAGCAATTCTTCAGTGAAATATGGAAGCTTCTTTCGAAGTTAAACAAAGGGCCAGTGAAGTTAATAAAGAAGGTAATTTTATCTAAACCTCTCAAAGTGTTTGTTCAGTTGCCATGGAAAATCGTGTCCAATGTTCCAGGACTGAAGCTTCTGAAGCAACCGGTTGaatatttcttcttctctcaagAAAGTGCGAGTTCAAGATCCTTCAAAAGTCTCATGAACAAGCTACCCTCGGTGGAGGAAATCACCATTCCTTCTGTCACAGAGCTCTTGAATTGTGGTGTTCGTTTTGCAGCGACCACCGGAAGCGTATCAAACATCAATTTTGACGGCAAAACGCGAACTTTTTACCTTCCCAGAATTGGTTTGGACGTGAACAGTGGGGTTTTTCTGAGAAACTTGGTGGCGTATGAAGCATCGGTTGCATCGGGGACGTTGGTAATAACCCGTTACACTGAGTTGATGAACGGGATCGTAGACTCGGAGGAAGATGCGAGGGTTCTGAGAGAAAAAGGGATCATTGTGAACCATTTGAAGAGTGATGAAGAGGTGGCGAAGCTGTGGAATGGAATGAGCAAGTCGTTGAGAGTGTCGAGGGTGAGAGAATTGGACAAGGTGATTGAGGATGTTAACAAGTATTATAACTGTAGATTGAAGGTTAAGGTTGTGAAGTTCATGAAGAGTTATGTGTTTAGTTCATGGCAGTTTTTGACTTTTCTTGCTGCCATTTGCCTCTTGCTCTTGATGGCTCTGCAAGCTTTCTGCTCTGTCTACACTTGCAGTCGTCTTTTTCGATCTGCACTGAATTCCACTGATT TGTCTTCTCTGAAATCAGTTATGTCTATCGATTCAAAGTCTAACTTTGATGAGATCCAATGGATCATCCAAATCCGTAGAACCCTAGAAGAAGAACTTGATGAAGATGGTGAATTCCCAGTGTCCATTTTCAGCGTTCCAAAGCTCCTTAAAGCATGTGATCCAGATTCATACATTCCTCAACAAGTTGCTCTTGGTCCATACCATTATTGGCGTTCAGAACTGTACGAGATGCAGATACACAAGCTTGCAGCAGCAAAAAGGTTCCTGAAGCAATTACAAAACCCTAACCTGGATAATCTCATCAACCAATTATCCAAGTTGGAGCAAAGGATTCGAGCATGCCACCACAAGTTCTTGGATTTCAACGGGGAAACATTGGTGCTGATGATGGCAGTTGATGCCTCGTTTTTGCTCGAGTTCCTCCAAGATCGTACAAAAATGGCAGTCAAATCATCTCATCACAACGCAGTTTTGAGGGATGTTGTGATGCTTGAGAATCAAATACCATTGTTTGTGCTGAGAAAGATGTTGGAGCTCAAATTCTCATCGCTGGAAGCAGCAGATGAAGTGTTGATCTCGATGATCATTGCCTTGTTCAAAGAGATTTCTCCTTTCAAGATCGTGGAAGAAGAATATCAGAACACTGTTCAAGTCTCAAAGAGAGCACATCTTCTAGATTTCTTATATCACATGATTGTTCTTGTTCCGGAGATGTTGTTGGAACGAGAAGATACAATTGAAGCTgagcttgaagaagaagaagaaaacgaaGAATCAAACACTGATTCCAGACAAGTTAATAAGAAACTCTTCACAGAACTGTGGAAGCAGCTTTCAAATTTCAACATGGGGCCAGTGAATGTAATAAAGAAGGTACTTTTATCTAACCCTATGAAAGTCTTCGTTAAGTTGCCATGGAAAATCATGAAACAATACATATTTAGCTCTCAAAACGAAGAAGAAAGTGTGAGTTCAAGATCCTCCAAAAGTCTCATGAACAAGCAACCCTTGATAGAGGAAATCACCATTCCTTCAGTCACAGAACTCGTGAATTCTGGTGTTCGTTTCTTACCCACCAACAGCATATCAAACATCAGTTTTAACGAAAAAACATGCATGTTTTACCTTCCCACGGTTTGTTTGGACGCTAATACTAAAGTTTTCCTGAAAAATTTGGTTGCATACGAAGCATCGGTTGCATCAGGGCCACTGGTAATAACCCGTTTCACTGAGTTGATGAACGGGATTATAGATTCTGAGGAAGATGCAAGAATTCTGAGAGAAAAAGGGATCATTCGGAACCATTTGAAGAGTGATGAAGAAGTGGCTGATATGTGGAATGGGATGAGCAAATCATTGAGATTATCGAAGGAAGCATTGCTGGATAAGGTGATTGAAGATGTTAACAAGTATTATAACTGTAGATTGAAGGTTAAAGTCGTGAAGTTGATGACGACTTACGTGTTTAGTTCATGGAAGGTTCTTACGTTCCTTGCCACCATCTTGCTCTTGCTCTTGATGACCTTGCAAGCCTTTTGCTCTGTATATAGTTGTAAATACAATTTTAGTAACACTTCACAGTGa